In the genome of Desulfovibrio sp. Huiquan2017, the window TCAGCGCGGATTCCATGCGGACCCAGACCTTGGGATCAGGGCGCGACGCGTAGGTTGAATACCTCATGACGTATTCAAGTCGCGTCCGGCCTCCAGGTGTGGCCACTCGGCGCTTGTCGAGCCACCTCTCACCGTACAAGTAGTTTGTTGCGGTTGCGGCTGTACGCTTGGCAATCCCAGCTAGAACAGCGATCCGATCCAGGCTAGGCCGGGCAATGCGCGTCTTTCGGTTTTCGTGGGCAATCAGGACCGGCAGGACGGCAAGGCGGCTATCGGGCCAGGACTCGCCAAATTCACCGGCTCGGATTGATTCGCGGAAGGGGAGCAAAATGAAGTTACCGGCCATGGCAAGGCACCGTCACGGTGTGATGGTGATACATGGCTACGCCGCCTTGCCTTCCTGGGTGCGTTCCTTCATCCACTCACGGACGGATTCAGCGGACCATGCGGTCGTACGTTCTGCCAGCTTGGTAGGAGCCGGGAATTGCCCCCTTTGGACCCAGCGCCAAAGAGTGGCCTTGCTGACCGGGATGAATTGCAGAACTTGCTTGGCTCGAAGAAAGCCAGTTTCGGGAAATGTGGGTGCGTTCATATTCGCCTCCGTTGGGTTACGTGAGGCAAGAATAGACGCTAT includes:
- a CDS encoding AlpA family phage regulatory protein; amino-acid sequence: MNAPTFPETGFLRAKQVLQFIPVSKATLWRWVQRGQFPAPTKLAERTTAWSAESVREWMKERTQEGKAA